A genomic segment from Phragmites australis chromosome 6, lpPhrAust1.1, whole genome shotgun sequence encodes:
- the LOC133923282 gene encoding transcriptional regulator SUPERMAN-like: MSRQQGTREQQPRSYSCGFMASFTWPPRSYTCSFCVREFRSAQALGGHMNVHRRDRARLRHGSPHPLLSPPAAAAAAARVASPRAPVPMTTPIPNLNYPPPPPQYHRHHRPNCSSSKKQHDRDDKSSSMAAVSLELGVGVVCNCSTAATTTTTTPGGTEDDGLDLELRLGVS, from the coding sequence ATGAGCAGGCAACAGGGCACAAGAGAGCAGCAGCCACGGAGCTACAGCTGTGGCTTCATGGCCAGCTTCACCTGGCCGCCGAGGTCCTACACCTGCAGCTTCTGCGTAAGGGAGTTCAGGTCTGCGCAGGCCCTCGGGGGGCACATGAATGTCCACCGGAGAGACAGGGCCAGGCTCAGGCACGGCTCCCCTCatcctcttctttctcctccggcggcggctgctgctgctgcaagagTGGCTAGCCCTAGGGCACCGGTGCCAATGACGACTCCTATTCCCAACCTCAACtatccgccaccgccgccacagTACCATCGTCATCATCGCCCcaactgcagcagcagcaagaagcAGCATGATCGTGATGATAAGAGCTCATCGATGGCGGCGGTGAGCTTGGAGTTGGGGGTTGGGGTGGTGTGCAACTGCAGCACCGCAGCCACTACGACTACTACTACTCCAGGTGGCACGGAGGATGACGGTCTCGACCTTGAGCTTAGGCTCGGCGTCTCTTGA
- the LOC133920743 gene encoding uncharacterized protein LOC133920743 — protein MGNGADAASASGRRCPKHPSEPPFTGFCSACLLDRLHAINLVGLLASPQPPPSLAPQEHLQGLDLEEGEDPLPPCSTATSGRRTGAGRTTLLHLFQLEDQGANQEEPEQSKAAPSTSGADGQDPPPYLQRKRSLRQSCSDWIACCDTSASANHSSCLPSRQSLELDASSSTISAAPPAPCTTSNGVAVAERRTESLRWNQVWAIRGFLARPAGHLLNRSFSESSRSRYAHHPGNGAIASSSSSQSQGIRLNGSHSVSSTGNGMDSSEISLPGDSVGHAHVHHYRPRLKNRLHWLRRSRSVHYSSPTSLADAGLTPFRSRSSSTRSTADKTQPVRRLNLSLFAAGFFGTQRHQH, from the coding sequence ATGGGCAATGGGGCCGATGCTGCGTccgcgtcggggaggaggtgcCCCAAGCACCCCTCGGAGCCGCCCTTCACCGGCTTCTGCTCCGCCTGCCTGCTCGACAGGCTCCACGCTATCAATCTAGTTGGTCTTCTAGCCTCCCCGCAGCCTCCTCCTTCCCTTGCCCCTCAGGAGCACCTACAGGGCCTGGacctggaggagggagaggacCCGCTGCCTCCTTGTTCCACAGCGAcatcggggaggaggacagGAGCAGGGCGGACCACGCTCCTTCACCTCTTCCAGTTAGAGGACCAAGGAGCAAACCAGGAGGAGCCGGAGCAGAGCAAGGCGGCCCCCTCGACCAGCGGCGCCGACGGCCAAGATCCGCCTCCCTACCTGCAGCGCAAGCGATCCCTTCGTCAGTCCTGCAGCGATTGGATCGCCTGCTGCGACACCTCTGCCTCCGCCAACCACTCCTCCTGCCTCCCCTCCCGCCAGTCCTTGGAAttggatgcctcctcctccaccatctcCGCTGCTCCTCCTGCTCCTTGTACGACAAGCAATGGCGTTGCTgtggccgagaggaggacggagagCCTCAGGTGGAACCAAGTCTGGGCAATCAGGGGCTTCCTCGCCAGGCCTGCAGGCCATCTGCTCAACAGGTCCTTCTCCGAGTCCTCCAGGTCCAGGTACGCCCACCACCCGGGCAATGGCGCCATTGCAAGTTCCTCCTCATCACAGTCGCAAGGTATTCGCCTCAACGGCAGCCACTCCGTGTCTTCCACTGGGAATGGAATGGACTCTTCTGAGATATCACTCCCGGGTGATTCTGTTGGGCACGCTCATGTCCACCATTACCGGCCCCGGCTCAAGAACAGACTCCACTGGctccgccgcagccgcagcgTTCACTATTCGTCACCTACCAGCCTAGCAGATGCCGGTCTCACTCCTttcagaagcagaagcagcagcaccAGGAGCACGGCAGACAAGACCCAACCAGTCAGGCGCCTCAACCTCAGCCTGTTTGCTGCTGGCTTCTTTGGCACCCAAAGACATCAACACTGA